One stretch of Ornithinimicrobium ciconiae DNA includes these proteins:
- the rpsO gene encoding 30S ribosomal protein S15, producing MPLDTAVKKQIMEEYATVEGDTGSPEVQVAMLTQRIKDLTEHSRAHKHDHHSRRGLLLLVGRRKRLLKYLEATDIERYRALIKRLGLRR from the coding sequence ATGCCATTGGACACTGCTGTGAAGAAGCAGATCATGGAGGAGTACGCCACCGTCGAGGGTGACACGGGCTCTCCTGAGGTGCAGGTCGCGATGCTCACGCAGCGCATCAAGGACCTTACTGAGCACTCGCGGGCGCACAAGCACGACCACCACAGCCGCCGCGGTCTGCTGCTGCTCGTCGGCCGTCGCAAGCGCCTGCTGAAATACCTCGAGGCGACCGACATCGAGCGCTACCGCGCGCTGATCAAGCGTCTCGGCCTGCGCCGCTGA
- a CDS encoding PIG-L deacetylase family protein → MTLAEFPDDWQSALCVVAHPDDLEYGTAAAVAGWTAAGKSVSYLLATRGEAGIDGMSPEEAAPARAQEERDGAAEVGVDRVDFLDFTDGIVEYGLPLRKAIAAHIRRVRPELLVIGTFEEFFPGGFVNQADHRAVGLAAMDACADAGNRWIFPELLGEGLEPWGGIRYVAIAASTQPTHYLDVTDTFDLAVASLEAHQLYNEGLGPDFPSPRELLTEILGMEHLREYGDKVWAAQLINRR, encoded by the coding sequence ATGACGCTCGCTGAGTTCCCCGATGACTGGCAGTCCGCGCTGTGCGTGGTGGCGCATCCCGACGACCTGGAGTACGGCACCGCGGCGGCGGTCGCCGGATGGACTGCCGCGGGCAAGTCCGTCAGCTATCTGCTCGCAACCCGGGGCGAGGCCGGGATCGACGGCATGTCCCCCGAGGAGGCGGCTCCGGCACGGGCCCAGGAGGAGCGTGACGGCGCCGCCGAGGTCGGCGTCGACCGGGTGGACTTCCTCGACTTCACGGACGGGATCGTGGAGTACGGCCTGCCGCTGCGCAAGGCCATCGCGGCGCACATCCGCCGGGTCCGACCGGAGCTGCTGGTGATCGGCACCTTCGAGGAGTTCTTCCCCGGCGGCTTCGTCAACCAGGCCGACCACCGCGCCGTCGGGCTGGCGGCGATGGATGCCTGCGCCGACGCCGGCAACCGCTGGATCTTTCCCGAGTTGCTCGGCGAGGGGCTCGAGCCGTGGGGCGGGATCCGCTATGTCGCGATCGCGGCCTCGACGCAGCCGACCCACTACCTCGACGTCACGGACACCTTCGACCTGGCCGTCGCCTCCCTTGAGGCGCACCAGCTCTACAACGAGGGGCTCGGCCCGGACTTCCCCTCACCCCGCGAGCTGCTCACCGAGATCCTCGGGATGGAGCACCTGCGGGAGTACGGCGACAAGGTCTGGGCGGCCCAGCTGATCAACCGCCGCTGA